CGGGGGTTGGAACAGCACATCAGCAGCACTGAAGAGCGAGCGCTTACACTGATGGAGGCGGGGCTTGGAACAGCACATCAGCAGCACTGAAGAGCGAGCGCTTACACTGATGGAGGCGGGGCTTGgaacagcacagcagcagcactgaAGAGTGAGCGCTTACACTGATGGAGGCAGGGCTTGGAACAGCACATCAGCAGCACTGAAGAGCGAGCGCTTACACTGATGGAGGCGGGGCTTGGAACAGCACATCAGCAGCACTGAAGAGCGAGCGCTTACACTGATGGAGGCGGGGCTTGGAACAGCACATCAGCAGCACTGAAGAGCGAGCGCTTACACTGATGGAGGCGGGGCTTGGAATAGCACATCAGCAGCACTGAAGAGCGAGCGCTTACACTGATGGAGGCGGGGCTTGGAACAGCACATCAGCAGCACTGAAGAGCGAGCGCTCACACTGATGGAGGCGGGGCTTGGAACAGCACATCAGCAGCACTGAAGAGTGAGCGCTTACACTGATGGAGGCGGGGCTTGgaacagcacagcagcagcactgaAGAGCGAGCGTTTACACTGATGGAGGCGGGGCTTGGAACAGCACATCAGCAGCACTGAAGAGTGAGCGCTTACACTGATGGAGGCGGGGCTTGCAACAGCACTGAAGAGCGAGCACTTACACTGGAGAGGGTGGGACTTGGAACAGCACATCAGCAGCACTGAAGAACGAGCGCTTACACTGATGGAGGCGGGGCTTGgaacagcacagcagcagcactgaAGAGCGAGCGCTTACACTGATGGAGGTGGGGCTTGGAACAGCACATCAGCAGCACTGAAGAGCGAGCGCTTACACTGATGGAGGAGGGACTTGGAACAGCACATCAGCAGCACTGAAGAGCGAGCGCTTACACTGATGGAGGCGGGGCTTGCAACAGCACATCAGCAGCACTGAAGAGCGAGCACTTACACTGGAGAGGGTGGGACTTGGAACAGCACATCAGCAGCACTGAAGAGCGAGCGCTTACACTGATGGAGGCGGGACTTGGAACAGCACATCAGCAGCACTGAAGAGCGAGCGCTTACACTGATGGAGGCGGGCCTTGGAGCAGCACATCAGCAGCACTGAAGAGCGAGCGCTTACACTGATGGAGGCGGGACTTGGAACAGCACATCAGCAGCACTGAAGAGCGAGCGCTTACACTGATGGAGGCGGGGCTTGGAACAGCACATCAGCAGCACTGAAAAGCGAGCGCTTACACTGGAGGCGGGCCTTGGAGCAGCACATCAGCAGCACTGAAGAGCGAGCGCTTACACTGATGGAGGCGGGACTTGGAACAGCACATCAGCAGCACTGAAGAGCGAGCGCTTACACTGATGGAGGCGGGGCTTGGAGCAGCACATCAGCAGCACTGAACAGCGAGCGCTTACACTGATGGAGGCGGGGCTTGGAACAGCACATCAGCAGCACTGAAGAGCGAGCGTTTACACTGATGGAGGCGGGACTTGGAACAGCACATCAGCAGCACTGAAGAGCGAGCGTTTACACTGATGGAGGCGGGACTTGGAACAGCACATCAGCAGCACTGAAGAGCGAGCGCTTACACTGATGGAGGCGGGACTTGGAACAGCACATCAGCAGCACTGAAGAGCGAGCGCTTACACTGATGGAGGCGGGGCTTGgaacagcacagcagcagcactgaAGAGCGAGCGCTTACACTGATGGAGGCGGGGCTTGgaacagcacagcagcagcactgaATAGCGAGCGCTTACACTGATGGAGGCGGGGCTTGgaacagcacagcagcagcactgaAGAGCGAGCGCTTACACTGATGGAGGCGGGGCTTGgaacagcacagcagcagcactgaAGAGCGAGCGCTTACACTGATGGAGGCGGGGCTTGGAACAGCACATCAGCAGCACTGAAGAGCGAGCGCTTACACTGATGGAGGCGGGGCTTGgaacagcacagcagcagcactgaAGAGCGAGCGCTTACACTGATGGAGGCGGGGCTTGgaacagcacagcagcagcactgaAGAGCGAGCGCTTACACTGATGGAGGCGGGGCTTGGAACAGCACATCAGCAGCACTGAAGAGCGAGCGCTTACACTGATGGAGGCGGGACTTGGAACAGCACATCAGCAGCACTGAAGAGCGAGCGCTTACACTGATGGAGGCGGGGCTTGGAACAGCACATCAGCAGCACTGAAGAGCGAGCGCTTACACTGATGGAGGCGGGGCTTGGAACAGCACATCAGCAGCACTGAAGAGCGAGCGCTTACACTGATGGAGGCGGGGCTTGGAACAGCACATCAGCAGCACTGAAGAGCGAGCGCTTACACTGATGGAGGCGGGGCTTGGAACAGCACATCAGCAGCACTGAAGAGCGAGCGCTTACACTGATGGAGGCGGGGCTTGGAACAGCACATCAGCAGCACTGAAGAGCGAGCGCTTACACTGATGGAGGCGGGACTTGGAACAGCACATCAACAGCACTGAAGAGCGAGCGCTTACACTGATGGAGGCGGGACTTGGAACAGCACATCAGCAGCACTGAAGAGCGAGCGCTTACACTGATGGAGGCGGGGCTTGgaacagcacagcagcagcactgaAGAGCGAGCGCTTACACTGATGGAGGCGGGGCTTGGAACAGCACATCAGCAGCACTGAAGAGCGAGCGCTTACACTGATGGAGGCGGGGCTTGGAACAGCACATCAGCAGCACTGAAGAGCGAGCGCTTACACTGATGGAGGCGGGACTTGGATCAGCACATCAGCAGCACTGAAGAGCGAGCGCTTACACTGATGGAGGCGGGACTTGGATCAGCACATCAGCAGCACTGAAGAGCGAGCGCTTACACTGATGGAGGCGGGACTTGGATCAGCACATCAGCAGCACTGAAGAGCGAGCGCTTACACTGATGGAGGCGGGACTTGGATCAGCACATCAGCAGCACTGAAGAGTGAGCGCTTACACTGATGGAGGCGGGGCTTGGAACAGCACATCAGCAGCACTGAAGAGTAAACACTTACACTGATGGAGGCGGGACTTGGAACAGCACATCAGCAGCACTGAAGAGCGAGCGCTTACACTGATGGAGGCGGGGCTTGGAACAGCACATCAGCAGCACTGAAGAGCGAGCGCTTACACTGATGGAGGCGGGACTTGGAACAGCACATCAGCAGCACTGAAGAGTGAGCGCTTACACTGGTGAGGGTGGGGCTTGGAACAGCACATCAGCACTGAAGAGCGAGCGCTTACACTGATGGAGGCGGGGCTTGGAACAGCACATCAGCAGCACTGAAGAGCGAGCGCTTACACTGATGGAGGCGGGGCTTGGAACAGCACATCAGCAGCACTGAAGAGCGAGCGCTTACACTGATGGAGGCGGGGCTTGGAACAGCACATCAGCAGCACTGAAGAGCGAGCGCTTACATTGATGGAGGCGGGGCTTGGAACAGCACATCAGCAGCACTGAAGAGCGAGCGCTTACACTGATGGAGGCGGGACTTGGAACAGCACTGACGAGCGAGCGCTTACACTGGAGGCGGGACTTGGAACAGCACTGAAGAGCGAGCGCTTACACTGATGGAGGCGGGACTTGGAACAGCACTGAAGAGCGAGCGCTTACATTGATGGAGGCGGGACTTGGAACAGCACTGAAGAGCGAGCGCTTACACTGATGGAGGCGGGGCTTGGAACAGCACATCAGCAGCACTGAAGAGCGAGCGCTTACACTGATGGAGGCGGGGCTTGGAACAGCACATCAGCAGCGCTGAAAAGCGAGCGCTTACAATGAGGGGGGGACGACTTGAAACACTGCAGGTGTTTTGGctcacactggcttccagcagttgtTGAACGCCTTGAGCTGCTTTTTAATCAGGCAAAAATTAGGAATTTTTGGGATAAAATtgagttaaactgaaaacaaaggaccctaacTATACAGTATGTTGTAATGATAAGAGATTGTCACAAATCTCCCAAAGCATGCATGGATCTTTCTAGAGCATAGGTGTAACCCTGTCAAACTGCCctctgttgccccccccccccccccgccgcatATCAGAGTTTAAGATTTGAGTTCTGCACTGAAATTACCTAATCAAGGGCTATTTGCCTCACATGACAGAAACAAAACCTCGGCATGCTGGATGCTTTTTCAGGTCAAGCTTTGCCTTGTCTATGTCTCAGGGGATTCATTCTGCTGGTCAAGCACTGATTCTCCGGAAATACCTGACGTCTTGATCATTACTGCCTAAGTATCAAGCacagcctagattttttttttttaaataataataataatgagatgATGATAATCATTGGTTCTAATTACTTGCTGCCTGAGCCGTcaggaaaaatattgaaaattgtgTAGGGGAAATGTCTGCTACACATTGTGAACGATTCCCATAGAGCCTCTTTAtccattcattttcagttttagcaCAAACCATATGTTCAGGAGGTTCAGAGGAAATCCTGTCTTCtccaaatatttctttttaattacTAATATCCTCTTAGCGTTTCAAGGCTGACCCGTGGACTTTCTGGTTCTACACTGAATTTGATTAAAATCCGATCTGATCCAAATTTGCGACAGTAGCAGCATTATGCAGTGGTCTAACTGGGCTTTCCAATATTTATAGGCCTGATTTAATGAACGGAGAGGTTAGGACAGAAAGCTCATTCCTATGCCTGCTTTTCCAGCACTTATGAACGGTTACAAGaaatgctacattttttttttgttttccttatctGTTTACATTTCAAGGATAATGATACTGTAGCCTATTTTATGAAATTAATATTTTTTAGCAAACACACCTACATTTTGGAAATTTAAACGCAAGAATAGCATTTAAATAGGAGAAACATTGGGCCTGATTtcctgaggcttttctcccattctgtctctattcatagtaaatgaggccctcagtttatttatttattttatttatttaatgagttttatataccgtcatttggaaaaagccatcacaacggtttacaaaagctcaaaatgcaggatttttaacaattgagcaaaaagggataacaggaagtatattaaacaaagttTGAGCCTAAGCTCATAGACATagacaaatatatatttatttgtacatatattttttttaggttCCTGCCTGATTGCGTACTGGAGGCACGGCTCCTGGCCAGGGGCAGTCAGCTGTCCTCTTTGCAGACAAAAGGTAATGTAAGTAAGTAGTGAGCATGTTCTGCTGCACTTGGGTTCATGTGTGCACTTGGTTCTGCAGCTCATGTGCTTTTCCAGCTCTCGGTGGTAGATGCACAAGTTTTAATATCTAGATAACCATTAACATTTCATAGTCCCTTAGAAGTTGTCACAACTATTCACCATCCACTAATCATCAGCACGTGGTgggtttgccaaaaaaaaaaaaatgctctcagCTCTATAAATACTGTCAGTGTTCCTGTGGATGCTGAAAATATCTGCAAAGCAAACTCTTCTCGTTAGCCCCTCAAACTgagggaggagctgtgaatacTAAGGACCACCCAATGGCAGCAATTCATGAGCCTGTTGGCTGGGACAGCATCTTCCAGATCTTTTCCCAAATATTTGTTCTACAAGATCTAGCACCTGTGACATGAACAGAAGCacccagggacagtaacttttaaacaggtgcatgaGTCCGTCGACCTGCGTCCATAGGTGCATCCGTTTTAGTAACATATACGcttatatgcgtgcatgttataaaataggctggatgCACGTAtgggtgcacaattttaaatggatacgcacctgtgtgcgcaaatgccgcttccaCCGCcgaagtgggggattttaaaagccatgcacgCTGACGCCATCGGCTGTTTCCCCAGTtcagggataggacttccaaaccccccacctagtttaatagcctctcttctcccGTTGGCCCAGACCTTtgaaaccccgctgatctgcctagaattttgttttacaacttacacgtcatccacagcagaagcaaagttacgcggcaggggatctCGGCTTGCGCCCATTTACgcactaatttcaagttaaaatccaggaacgcccatgcccggTCTCTTTTTTTCAAACCGCTTATTTGTgcgtgcagcagcagcaaagtctGCGCatatccgggcggcttttaaaatccactcggcgcgtGCGCCACCCCAACtggtgcacgtatctcccagttttggcgtgcgctgggcttttaaaattcacctttaaatcttCGCCATTTACGCCACATCAAAATTAACTTGCCAAAACGCAACATTTTCGTTTTTTCCTGGCTTTTCATCAGTTTTGGCTAGGTTCCCTGCAGGCTGTGCTGTCTTTTACTGCATGAACGTAAGAATTATTCAAAGCTGCTGTAGAAGAGCTTTCACCTCCACACAGAGCCCTTTCTTCAGATGCAACCTATGCCGTCTTGAAAAGTCATGCAGAACAGCACCCTGGGAGATAAGGGGGTGACAGCGAGGAGTTTTCTCCAGGAGCAATTATAAGCACTACCACATCAGTATAAAAACATATATTCAAATAGGTGCATTCACTGGCTTCCATTTCTCTTACTGTAGGGGCCAGGTGAGGGAGCTTAGGTAAATCAGGTTTTATTTACAATAATGGTGTAACACTGCTGCAACTGGAATCTTGATTTTTGGTAAATTCATTCATACATGTATACTGCAGTTGAGTTTATTGCCCAGTTCATGAGGAATGGCAAAGGAAAGAATAAAACTAACACATCCCCATCAGATAAAAGATGGGGGGGGAGCTAGTGCTGCATTTAAGAATTTAAATTCTCATCTACCCAAAATGGAAGAATCAGAATTGACTGGGCCAATTGGGTCTTTATTCTgatgtcatttactatattacaatAATAATGCATCTtccaatgtttcttttttttttccttttaaggtGGTTGCACTTTATAATCTCTTCTGTGAAAATCAACAAGATATGCAGGGCAGGCAGATCAGGTCCAAAATTCGAGATTATAACAAACGCTTTTCCGGACAACCCAGACCTGTAAGTGGACACATTTCTGTAATGCTTCATTTCATTAACAAAGTATGCTATGAAACTTATTCTATTGTAATGGCAACTGCTTGCACTCCTAATTTCATCCATGGCAGCATCATATTGCAACATAGCATTAAGAAATACATCCCGCCAGTGGATCAAACCTTCGTGGTGACCAATGAATTAGACCACCATGTTTGGACCCTGTCCTGGTAACTTAAAAATAATCACCCAACACAAAAAAAGGTCAATTAAAAAATGACTTCGTTTCTTTTACCAGACTAGTTTGAGAGGCCAATTACCATGAATACATGTGCATTCAGAAATtctataaaaaatgtaaaaggacCAGCAGAATCAGGCTGAAGCCAAAGACTTTCACTCCTAAATTACAATCATCGGTCCTATTAAGTCTCCTATTTTTTGATTTTAGAAAATGCAATTAAAACTTTTCTTATGGCGGATATTGAGAGATCCTGTTGTAGTTTTCCCCTGATGCAAGTCTTCCTGAAATGTGGTGCCTCCTTAAGGTAACATCTATGACAAGTTATGTGCTGAGTATTTGCCTGCCTGCTTAATATCAAAGGAatccataataaaatatttttttataagaAGATAagttttaattacattttctaaAGTAAAAAAATAGGAGTCTTAataagaccgatgattataatcTGCGAGCAGAAGTCTTTGGCTCCAGCCTGAGTCTGGTGgtccttttacattttttataaaatttctGGAAGCCCATGTATGAATGGTAATTGGACTCTCAAAGCAGCCTGTGGTAAAATAGTTTGACATAACTCATTTTTGGATTGACTTAGAACGTCATCCATTTTGTGGACACATTTGGTGTGGTAGTAACTTGAAAATAAAGGCAGGAAAGGCGGACGGCCTTAAAAACTGGAGTTGCCTTCTTCCAGCCAGTGCTAAGAGATCCTTTTTCCCCTGACTTCTGCCAAGGTTGGCGATGCTTACAGCTCTTAGGGCCTGGAAAAGCTGCTGCTCATAGccatctttgttttttttttctgtcttctgaGCTCTAACAGTCTTGAAAAAATTGCACATTCGCCTCATCAAAAATAAGTAATCCCACTTTTAAAGGGTTTTTTGCCCATCGACATAGTTTGCAACCACATTAAGCTTCACACTCAAATGTCTGCAACAGCAGGGTTTTAATAGATTTGAGTAGCTGGAGTCCACGGCCAGGTTTGGGCTTCAAGGATGCATATAATTGTTTATATGGCCACCAATATTTGTAATAGCATccagcacctgttagaatgtacgataacctacatttacataccttagtctatgtgcctatttgtaaaccgttgcgatggtatataacttagcgacggtatagaaaagtttttaaataaataaaaaataaacaatttaatatcatgagaaaaaaagtaattaaaaaaacccaacccaacacCATTTCGTTTAACCTGTGGCATCAGACCCTAACCTCACTCTTCTTTCAGTTTGCAGATTACCTTTATGACATGCCCTTATTCATTCACCTTGCTCTGAAAGGAGTCTTCACCTTGGGAGGCCTAGTATGGATCTTCTGCCTTAGAATCATTGTGTGTTCCTTTGGAGCCATCATGTGCTTGACTTCTCCATTTGATGTCATGGCTGAACCGCTCTGTGGTATCCTGGGAGTGGTGGATGACCTGGTCGTTGTGTTCCTCCTTGTAATTTGCATGACAAATATCCGCCAGCAGATCGGCTCTGAAGGAGCCAGCGTGGCCCATTCCACGGCACAGAGCATCCTGTCAGAATCTTGATAGCCCTCAGACACTGGATTTCTTCATGAACTTTCAGTCTGGAGCTCCCTGTGAACTGCTTGCATTCCCAGTACTAGCCAGGGGCAACATGTGATGCAGTTGGTTTTGTAAAATCAGGTTTTCCGCAGATTGCGGATACGGGTGAAAGAAAGTCTCGGCATTTCCTGCCATTGCTGTGGCCCAGTTACATGCCTACCAATAGCCGGAGACTACGAATATGGagatttaaaagaagaaaaaaaaaggggtcttAATCCCCCATTTGAAATGTGCTGGAGCTAGGGAACTTTTAAGAGTGAGGAAGGGGAAAAATGGTCAAcctgaagaggaaggaggggCAACTtcgggaaatttaaaaaaaagtacaaatctACACAAGATCATCTTATAACCATACTAACATTTCAGATATTTGCTCGCCTTTCATTAAAGACAAGTCTTAGCCCTTTCAATGGCTTACTTTGCACACAGAAAATACTTGGAATGGCATTTACTGAAAATTGTGCACAGGGGAAGTaagtttattttttgctaaaCTAATTGCATTACACAGATTGTCCAATAGGTGGCATCTGAAGTCCTTATGATGTAAGattagacatttttaaaaaaagtttattgCCTCATTTTCTGAGAACTTCATAATGTTTGACCTTCCACAAAAGCTTTTGCGTAGCATGTAATGCAAAGTCATTTGTGCAAGCAGCCAAAATACTGGGAGAAGTTTTCAAGAAAAGGGCACAAACCCATTTATCTAAGGTGTCAGAGAAATAGGGAAGCTGGGGGTATTTTTGGTGAATGCTGGTGAGAAATATTGCAAAACAAACTGATCATTTTATAATGGGTTTCTCTGATTTGGGGGAAAAATGATCTAAATTATGTGGGTGTCACCATGTATTCGAAATATGCACATGTACTTTCCTGTGCAAACATTTTCATATCGAAAGGTAAAAGCGTGAAAACTGATGTGTTCAACTTTTGCAAATGATGTGAAAATACTCCTTTCCGCCTCTATGTCCCAAATCACAGAAACCCATTATAAAATAATCAATTGattttgcaaatatttctcaCCAGCATTCACCAAAAATATCcggcttctctctttctcttacattttATACAAATGGGCTTTTGCTCTTTTCTTGAAAACCTCTGCCAGGTTTTGGCTGCTTGCACAAATGACCGTGCATTAAATGCTATGGCAAAAGCTTTTGCGCCAGGTCAAACATTATGTACTTCTcagaaaattattcagaaagcaagaaacctgttttaaacacatttagttttttgctttttttttaatttgtctttaTTGGATCGTATATTACAAGAACAAATTACAGTAACAATGCGGAAAAAACCATCACAATCTGTTTAGCCACTAGTGCAAACAGCATGACCCAGTTTTACAACATTTCCCCCTGTCCACAAGAAGTGGACATCCCCTGCAAGCCAATCATCATTCAAACACCCCCTGCAAGCAAATCATCACTCAGACACACAAGCGCACACACTCAAAACCCCATACAGGCACACCTCATCCAAGGACAGCCCACACTCGGTAGAACACACAAACTACAACAATGCTCAAGCCATTGGATAGATATCACTGAGCAGATTACTTTTATCCCAAAGCGAAAagtaacccttcaaaaaaatttaatGATTTCTCGTTGGCAATATCTTTTTTCCGAAGTAATTCTAACTGCACGGCACGAAGCATCAGTTCTTTCCATTGAACATATGAAGGAGCCTCTTCCAATTTCCAATGCATTAGAATGACCTTTTTAGCAAGGAAGGTAGCCACAGCTAGAAATTCTCTTCCCCCTTGAGGGATCGAGCACTCTTTATCCCAGAGATCCCCGACCAGGAAACAAAACAATCCAACAACTTATCTAAATAGGCCATGATCTGACTCCAAAAAGATTGGAGTTTGACAGCCCATAAACATGTGACAGAAGTCTCCTGGGGCTGCTCTGCACGTCAGACATGGGTCAGAATTTACAATGTTTATATGTCGCTCAATAAATACAACTCTGAGTGGGTTACAGAAGAACATTCAAAAAGTAAAACCAACATTTTACAGCAAACAGGTTGCAACTTAACACTACTATGTTCTCAGATTCCCAGAATAGCTCAGATGATGTCAGAAAAAGCAAGCGGAAACCAAAAGGTCTTTTTGAATGGTTTTGCACAAGTTGTTAATCGCAAGTTCACTTTTGTCTAAACTTGAGAACCAGTGATTCTGGTGGTGCCTTAGCCTCTGGTCTGTGATATCTCTTATATATAACGCACACATACAGTATCCCCAGTCCAGCTCTTCATATTTAATATGAATAACAGCTGATATGACACTGGCTGGAGCCAATGCCTTAGTATGAATGCTAATATATTTGTACATTAAAATCTGATTTAGAAATCCTAACACTCACCATCAACTGGCTAATCACTGTAGAAtctattttcaaaagatttaacaATCTAAAAACTGAACTTACCATCCTCAAATGTTCTTAAACTACCCATCAAATTTAGGACCTTATAACATAAAAGCTTTGGAAATCACATGCACAGAATTTCAGTGCATAACATTCatgggtttttgttttcttttgccaCATGCACTGAACGTTCTGTAGGCacaataaaggggtagattttaaaaaggtgcgcgcgctacccatcgtgcacacatgtacacccgattttataacttgcgtgtgcaggcacgcgcaagttataaacaTCAGGGGTCAACGCATgcatgggggtgcacaattgtgcaccgtgcacgtgctgagccgcgctgccttcccccgttcccttccccctaacctgaccttcccaccccttcccctaacctttcctcccccttgccctactctaaaccccccccccccaaatttttattttaccttttgcgcctgcctctgggcaggcgcaagttgcgagcaccggcagcctgccggcacgcgatccttcaaTACAGCGACAATGGCTGCTGTGTGggaagcctctggccccaccctgcccccagaccgcccctttagtaaagccccgggacttacacgcgtcccggggctttacgcacatctctgggcctttttaaaaataggcccggcgcgcgtaacctttttaaaatccggcccaaagtgtaCGTTAAGCACAGAGAATGCGCAAGCGACCCGCGCATACCCTCGCACCGTGGCAAACAGCTTTCATGCAAACCACAAGCATCAAATGTTAAAACAATATCAGGATTGTTCCTTTCCTGCAACTCTTCCACGTTCCCTCCAGTTTTTCCTTATAAGGTCCTGGAATAATTTCAGCTGGGGAACGAAGGTCACACTTCGATGTAAATATTAATGGCAGGAAGCTATCTATGAAGGCTGCCTCATG
The Rhinatrema bivittatum unplaced genomic scaffold, aRhiBiv1.1, whole genome shotgun sequence genome window above contains:
- the LOC115082174 gene encoding E3 ubiquitin-protein ligase RNF170-like isoform X2 encodes the protein MNCQQKEKGNLSSANPRESVKPRQLYYHSDLNCPVCLQTAAFPVETNCGHLFCGSCLIAYWRHGSWPGAVSCPLCRQKVVALYNLFCENQQDMQGRQIRSKIRDYNKRFSGQPRPFADYLYDMPLFIHLALKGVFTLGGLVWIFCLRIIVCSFGAIMCLTSPFDVMAEPLCGILGVVDDLVVVFLLVICMTNIRQQIGSEGASVAHSTAQSILSES
- the LOC115082174 gene encoding E3 ubiquitin-protein ligase RNF170-like isoform X1; protein product: MLHHTICSSSETRFVNVNNKKMNCQQKEKGNLSSANPRESVKPRQLYYHSDLNCPVCLQTAAFPVETNCGHLFCGSCLIAYWRHGSWPGAVSCPLCRQKVVALYNLFCENQQDMQGRQIRSKIRDYNKRFSGQPRPFADYLYDMPLFIHLALKGVFTLGGLVWIFCLRIIVCSFGAIMCLTSPFDVMAEPLCGILGVVDDLVVVFLLVICMTNIRQQIGSEGASVAHSTAQSILSES